aatgtgaaatttcAGGAGATGGGAAGACTTACCAGCTCATCGTGGTCTTTGCTTCTGTCCATTGTGTAAGAATATGGAAACAATACCAACTGGGAGTAAGAGTGCATGGTTATGTAGGCTTTAATGATGTCTTTGTGATCTCTGACAAAGCGAGCCACGGCTTTCACTTCAGGTTCAGACTCTGGGTAGGGTCCGCAGTATGTCTCCTTACATTCGTAGGGAGAAGCTCCTTCCCCTGTAACAAAAAGGTGCAGTGttacttcttcccttcttcccttctgtatttctgtttgtcTTATGAAAGAGCAGAGTATGATGCTAATACACAAAAAATCCTGGACTCTGCCATGCTATGGAAAGAACTCCCATGCTTGTAGAAATCAGTGCGAGCCTGCTAGAATTTCTCACCTACTAGACTCtcgaaaaaaaatggagaaggtgaagaaaaaaaattattcaaagacTGGATAAAAAGTCTTAGAGGAGAGGATGAAGATGCTCCATTTAATTAATCAAGAACAAGATTGTGAGATCCCTTCTTAAAATCTAGGAGTGCTACAGGAAAGAGGCAGTTCTAAGTGATTATTTAATCTTGGGGAAAAGCAAACTGCCAATTGGAAGTTGAAGAAACATAAAGTGAAGGTTTTTAAGAATAAGTAAAAGTAGGCACTGGCACAAGTTACCAAGATGACAACTATGATTCGCCATTTTTGCTATCTTCAGCATAAGACCAAATAACTTTCTGGAAGCAGCCAGGATCTTTAGTGTTAAATGTCAGCTCTTCGGGTTTTGATAAATTTTGTAAATTTTCCCGTTTGCTACTATCTGTAGTTTAAATGCACATTTTATCCTTAAATCTTATGCAGGAATAAATCTCACTGGGTATTTTAACACCCACAAGACTTTCTTCATCCCTGGGCTTTGGGACACTTTAACAGATGTCCATCTTCCAGAAATCAGTAATGCCAGTTACATCTGCAGCATAGCAGCCCTGTAGAAGCAACGCAAGCTATTATCATATGATGCAGGAGAGAAGGAAACATCTTCTGGTGCCATTGATATCTAGGGTAGATCTATAGCGTGCCACAAAGTAGTGGGGAGCATATCTGGACACCCAAAACCCTTAAAAAAATTGATATAGGTatgttttaattaattaaatgttGCAAGGCTCCGTACAGGTGTATTTGGGTAAAATGTAGTTGTGATAGAAAGACTAGGTGGTATGGTGGTACCTGGCTGTTAGTGTTAAGAATAAACCTGTATTTTCATGCATTCAACTGTTCCACAGATCCTGCAAGCCCCTTTATAGTATCAATGGCTGAAAAGAAATCCTCAGAGGACCTACTTCCTTGTGTGGCACAGcagaagaagcagaaataatacagaaaagagaGCAGGCTGTGGGAGTGAACTGGCAACAGAGACACTGAGTCTGGGAGATGGaggctcggaggtcagaagcaaAGGTACTGGGGCGGGGAGGGCTGTGGTACATTTATGTTCTGGGATATACGTATAAGCCTTAACGTTTCTGAATCGAGAGGGATTTCACAGGCAGTCCATGAAAATTCATGCACATGCAAATACAAACAATTCCTGGCATCTATGCAAAACCATGCAAAAGTGGCAGAATGAGAATGTTAAATTTTACACTGTGCCATTTTGTGCAGAAGGGAGTATTGTCTGAGGAAAAAGGCAATGCAGAACCTGTTGGCTGGCAATCTTGGATGAATATTCTATCTGCTTTCCTAAATTCTTGATCATACTGAGAACAGCCAGCTAAGGAAATGATatggaaaatgtggagaaaaattTAAGTCCTGGTTCCAGCCAAATTTAGTTCCATAGAGCAAAGTCCAAGTTAGTGCCTTGCATTTAGAGGcataattttggtttttattgGTATAAAAGAAAAGCGTTAACGTATCAGTGCATTTagtatattttgcttttcctaaaaACCATGAGGGCTTTGTTCATAAAGTTCATAAAGTTGTTATCTGAgcagctgaagaggaaaaatggaTAAACGTGGCGGTACATTTCTAATTAAATGCATAGATCTAAACCCAGGAATTTTGCAGTGGCACAAAGCGTGTTCACAAGCAAATCTGAAGCCAGTGGAAGTCTGAACATTTGGGACCCCTGGCAAGaacttttctctgtttaaaagtaTGTGAGTAAAGATGAAATTGTAGGTTCCCATGCATTTGTAGTAATTTCCCGTGAACACAATTGTGTTATTGCGTTCAACTGGCACAGCTAATAATAATTACAACAGTGTTATAAGGTGATAAAACTCCAGCTTGGTTCTTCTGAGGATCCTGTTGTACTCCTGGTGTTTCACACAGCTACATCAACAATGGAGATTCTACAGTTAATATATTCTGGATCAAATCTGTTCAGCCATTGCTATCTGTTGCTAATGTATCTGAATCAGTGTAAACAATATTTTCATGCTAATTAAGAAAaacaggattttgtttttcagcgGTTTACTGACTGTATAACTAAAAGAAATAGAAACCTAGGAGATCCTATCTGACCCTATCCTATCTGCAATCATCTGTTTAAGTTATTGCAAGCACCTGACTTCAGTGCTTAGGTTTATCTGTACAGTTTTTTCTCTCTAACGACCCTGCAAGGTGCTGAGGCTTCTTCTATGTTTTCAACCATGTCTAAGGGAGCAGCATAGCATGGCTGAAAACAGTATGAATACTTCCCTAGTTACTCAATTAAGATGTTCTGCTTTTGCCCTGTAAGAAGGGGTACATTTTGTCCAAAGACTTATTTAGAGAGGAAGCACTTTCTAATCTACCTGTATTCTTCTGCTCTTTGTAAAGTAGAATCATTTCTCCACTTCAGAAGTTGTTCATCACCAAAAGTGCTTGACAAGTTGAATGCTCGACATTACATAACCTTTCCCAGAAACTAGTATCTGTATCACAtagttttttgcttttattcctcAGACTTCTCTAAGTTCTGTCTTCATGATGTATTTATTCTGAATATCGCTTTAAAATCTATGTATTTGGTCCCCATCGTCATAATTTtgagcctgaaaaaaaatgtatgtttttcaCCATATAATAGCCATGGATggtaaacaaacatttttattccCAGTTTAGCAATGGACTAAAATGACTGAAAGTCATACAGGACATTAGTATCAGTACTGAGTGAAGCCAGATCTGATCTATAGGATAACATTTTAAGATAGCTGTTCTACAGGCTATTGAAAACCTGTCAAGTACTAAAGTGCCTGCGGGTAAGTAAATGTGATACAGCCTTGACAACAAACACTGAGAGCCAAAAAGTCTTGGTCAGCTAGGCATTACTGGGATGAGTGAGGTGTTCGGTTCGTACAACATGGTGGAGCTTCTACTCAACTGGATGGCCGTGGGTGACATGGCAAGGGccacctcttccctctctcctccttcccaccaaTAGCCTGTACCAGGTGTGTCATGGTGTGATGCATGAGACAGGATCCAGGGTCCTGGTCCCCTCTCTCTTGTCATCATGCCGGGAAGAGGTTAGTCCCTGGTGTGGCATCTGGGGCGGAAAAATCCTGAGTCCCAACAAAAAGTGTCTCAAGTTGGGGAAGTGTTCACCGGTTCACAACAGATATTCAGCTGCATTTGTCTTTATATCAAATACCATATACCATTTGTGAAAtggtaaatgaaaatgttttcaaaataaagaattttaaaggcTAAAAGCGAGGCAGGGGTACAATGGGAAGGAGATGATGTCATACCACACCAGCGCGCATCAAAATTCCTGTTCATGTCAGTACCGATGCACTTGCTGTTACCGTGCGATGAGCGGCTCTTTCTCCACAGCCGGTTCTatggaaagagacacacaagccACCTTCAGGGAAAAAGCTGAGAAAAGTGATGCACCATCTCACTGGTTAGTTAAATGTGACTTCCCACTTGTGCCTCTACAGGTCATGGGCCGATGAAGAGGCAAAAGACCAAGGAGGATCATAAAACCATAATCTCATTGCCAGCAAGGGTGGATGATAAAAGGAAATGTTGGGTAGAATGAGAAGTGGTCGCATCTGATCTGATTTCAATGGATTTGGACtgtggaaggaggggagaagacaTACAGTTTGGCCAGGTATGTGAGTTCAGGAGTCCAAGTCCAACCTTTCTGTAGGCATTGCTGACAGCATGCGGAAAGTTGGAAATTTGGTGTGCAGCGGTTGAGGTGTATATGCATAGTTACCCAAATGTCAGCCAAGCTGGGCTGAAGACTGAATGAGTAAAAgagtggagattttttttttttttaatttgagtgaAGGATCTAAAAATCAAAGAACCATCTCAATGGCTTTGACTTTCCAACCAATAAATAAAATCCTGGACAAAAGATACCTGTTGTACTTTcatttctctgaaacaaaaagtATTCAGAGAACGGGGCTACCTtgcaggaggaaggagtgagTTACTGGCTGTGCTCTGTGTGATGCAGCACGCTATTCAGCTTGTGCTGGATTGTGCCGCTATTTGTAACCTTGCTGCTGAAGGCTGACACAGGCGTTCCCTGACACCGGGAAGTATTAAAATCCCAAGATGAAATTCTGTCATTTCCAAATGCATTTCCAGCAGCTTGGAAGACACAAAGGTACTGTGGGTCAAATGCCAATTAGTTGCAGCATTTTTTGTGGTCTGTAGGGCAGAGATGCAGAAATTCCAAGCACAGATTAAGAGTTTGGGGTGTGCAGTTCCAGGATGGAAATGATGCCCTAAGCATGCACACTGATAGTTCCCATAAATAGCACATCAGTACATTGCGCAGCCTGTCAAAAAAGCCCTACGTACAGAGGGATGGCTCCACGTGTACTCGTAGCCATCCACATTCATCACAGGCATGACGTAGAAATCAAAGTGCTCCAGAAGTGTTGTCATGGTCTGGTCTCTCTCACGCATGTGGATTGCCTGTAAAGCACAGAGGAAACTTATTAAAAGCATTCGTAATAGTGCTTTTCTTATCTTCCTAGAAAGGCACCTGATGGCATATGTAAAATAATTGTGCAATTATCAGGCCAGTCTGCCTCCTGATAGAGGCACATCACATCACAGAAACTGCTAAATAGCAAAGGAGCTCTTCGGTTCGAAGTGCCAGGGAGAGGGTAGGAATCAAACCGATAGAGTCAATCAGGTACACCGCAGTCCTTTAATGTTAATAGGTGGTCATGAGATAGAGTGGAAGCCTATTAATAGGAAGATTTGAGCTTTTGCTACTTGTATAAATGATAGAAACCCTCCCTCCCACCAAAAGTCCCACAAAAGTAGCATAAAATAAGGCAAGCCCCAAAATAACAAGTAACATTTCTGCTGTACGTAATGTTATTTCTTCTGTTGCATTGTGAGTTCAGTGCACGTCTGTGCCAAGAGCCAGTAAGATCTACATTGCTAATTTTGCCTCACAGCCAATTTTGAATGTTTTAGTGATACCTAGCCTGGTTGTTGGTCCACAACACAGGGATAAATTTTAACCTAGATAAGTGGGTTTGTTACTATTAGAATAGACTAAGTCTTTaatcatatcttttttttcttcatgccttACTTAAACCaccttctttcattttaaatccttCCTAGTTTTCTTCAGGCAACGGACTTTCTCTCACTAAATTTCCACAGTCATAGTGACAAAATTAAATGATAAAGAGTGGACACATTATAAAGAATGCCTAGGATTTGCTAGAGAGAGCTAGTGATTTTAATGTGTGTGTGCAGACTTGTATTAATGTCAGATTTTAGAATGTTACTTCATGAAGTGatatagaaataaaatttgaatttaaaacacGTAAATTAGATCAAGGGGCTGGAGGACCTAAATGTTCAGCTTGTTACTTCCGAAAAATGCTGCAGGGACCTGTCACTGGCAAAGTGACAGCACAGCTGGTAATTATTTGGAGCAGCATGAAAAGGGCAAATGCATTTCTCTCCAAGGGAACCTTGAAGGCTGGGATTATCAGTGGGTCACAAGGTACATTCAGCTGTATCTGTCCCCAACTCCTGCCGTCTCCTTTCAAATGTTATAGTCATTGAGGTTTTATAGTTGTGACTGAGGacagaaataaagacatttcttattattatcatcatcattatttagtTCCGCGACGGCCAAACCATAATTCATGTTTCAAGGACTCATCTATGTTGTTTCTCTGGCTACAGTACTGGTGACTGTGAAGTCTCAATCTCATCTAGATTATTTTTACTGTGAACTTTGCTTTTGcgaaaaaataacagtaaataatATCTGAGGACATTAACTGAGCAAGCTGGGCAACCTTGTCTGGGGCAGAAAGACTTTAGGAGCCTTTTCCTGGTCCGTACTGGGAACTGGGCCAGCAGCTCAGCATAATGAGTTGAGGAAAGATGCCTTAAATTCAAAAAGACCAAGGCAACATATGTTAAGAACCAGGTGCAAACCATGGATGTCGGGTCTTCTGGTATACCTTTGGTCACTACCCTGAGCCGTGTAGATATTAAAGATCAGATGTGACCATTGGTCTGCGGCTGCACATCAAGACAAGGTCGGGCTAAGCCCATACTCCAGTCTCATCCCATCAGTGATTTACTAGTTTCCACGAACTGGTACTATGCATCTGGGCAGTCGTTGGTCGTGTTCCGCAGGTCTGAAATGAGGGTATCTCTAGCAGGGATGGTACCTTCAGAAGAAGGCGGCTTGCGTGGCATCATTCTTCGAATGAGGCAGATCCAGAAAAAAGCAAGAGCACAAAGAGAAAACGCAGAAGCAGAAGGTGGAGGAGCAGTAGTAGCAGATGCAGCAGCAGGTGACACAACACAGCAAGTGCTAAGGAGACACTGCTGGAGCGCATGCTGGTGTGGAGCTATGCCATGGAGCAGGCAAGTGTGGGCTACCTGTTGCTCTAGGAAGGCACGTAGGGAAGAGCCAAGGGTTGTAGGACAGCTTGAGCTCACTCTGGGTGTCCTCTGATCTACTCCAGGCAGTGGAGTAGGTCATTCCTTGGATCCATGTAGCAGTATAGACATAGCTCTAGCAGATTACCAAATACTTGCTTTTCCTGGCATGCCCCCTCCATTCCTGACCGTTCGTAATTGTAAATGTCTCTGTTGGATTTGCTGCACATACTTTGAAGTTTCTTTCATACTTGAGAATATATCTGAGCTCTTTTGCATTTGATCCATATGACTTTCTGTCTCTCTCGCACACTCCCCCTCCATctactgacacacacacacacacacgtgcacacacactcacTGCTGTGCATGCAGCTTAGGCGCAAATCTCATGGGTCGGTGTTGTGGAAGTAAACGGATTAAGACTTTATGCAGCTTAGAGCGCAATTGGAAAGAGAAGGTAGATGGCATCAAGATTTTTCGCTTTGCTTTGAAAACGGTAATCAGATGTGATTAGCTACTCACGTGGCCTATGAACCACaggcaaaaagcaggagaaatccATTCTCTAGCGTGGATACCACAGTCAATCCATATGGCACTTTTGGATATTTCCGGGCTTTTAGAAAGCTGACAAAAGAGAAATTGTATTTAATTGTCACCATTGTAAAGCGTACCACATAAAAGTGGAAGTGAAAAGGGTAACCCAGATGGAAGAAGCAGCTTCTGTCTTGTAGGGAGAGCTTAGACTGGTACTGGGCAGGGATACTGCTGTCAGGTCCATTTGCATACAGtcagagtccatatccagactgCTTGCAGCAAGCTCCTAACACAGACACCAAGACTACAGCAAGACCTGAGGTCAAGTGAGTAGATCACTAACTCTGCAGGGCAACAAACTAAATTGGCTTCGTAGTCAGCAGAGGAAGGTATCTACCCTGCCAGTGTTTCATGCCTTTGGACGATGGCCTCGATGCGATAACTTTTTTGTGGTCAAATGCCTTTGCAAAGGTAATGCACCTTACTAGAAGAACTTAGGAAACTtctaaaaaccacaaaaatatgCCAAACCCCATCACTTGCTTACATTAGTGCTTGGAAAGTTTTTGCAGTAAGTCACAGTTGTACCTTCAGAACATAAAGTGGTCGTTTTTCATATGATGAGCCAATATATATTTTCTGGAGGAGGTCAGAATGGACTCTTACAACTTCTTCCATCCAGTGATATATCTGCAAGAATGAAGTTAGTAAATAGATCTCCTCCCTATTGTTTTCCTTCATCCCTGAAAGCAGTCTAGACTTAAAATTAATTCCTCCCCAAATCCTGCCTCTTTAGCTGATGGGAAAGAAAAACTACCAATTCAGCCCACTTGCCTGACTCTAATTTCTCTTAAAACAAACAGTAAGATACAGTCACAACACAGTCCAAGTATAGCCCTGAAATTCCTCTTTGGTTCTCTTTGATTAAATTATTATTCAGttcatgttttaaatatttatatgttgttttgcaacttcattttgcttctgtATTTACTGCATTTGAATGGCAGCTTGAGGCAATACATGTATGAGAGATTTTGCCTggtgcttctttctttctctaggaAGGCATTACAGTAAATACAACTCCATGGTTGAGCAACACGATGGTAATTACCTGTTGATGATTTCTTTCCCTATCTCCATTCTCAACCATGAGACAAATTTCACCCCTTGAATCTACAGAGGATTACAACAAAAATATCTTACTTCTTTCATCGAATGGTAGTTTTCATAGTACGATGAAGAGCTGCGTGGGTTGACTGTGTCATTGATAGTCTGTTTCTCAATATGTCCTTGAACGTCTGCCATCATGACTCTGAATAACAAAGAAAGAGCACAACCTCCTGTTAAATAAATGGCAACCTTACAGAAACATTCAtgacaacaaattaaaaatacatacttgtGTTGGATGGTCAGTTGCCTTAACTGAGCTTTTGTGCTATTTATGCTGGATGCCCTGACatagaaatggacttctctgtccTTCCTGATGTTTTCAACCACAACAGGTTGCCAGAGAATGACCTGCAAAATTtccaaaaaaattttattttttttaccgaggaaagaaaaaatactcttaCTAACATTtaataagtattttgaaaataatcaAAGCATATGTTTTCAATTTAAGACACCCCTTGTAACAAGCAGTTTAATGTTCCCTGTGTTGTGTTATAGCATTCTGCTACTGCTGGAAATGAAATGTGTGTATTTAAGAAATGTTTATAATGACTTCTGCACATAAATTcataaatcaagaaaaaagacAGGAACATAACCTTTTCTGAGATAGTATTTCTAGTATAATAGATATATTTAGCTGGTTATTATGTTACATGTTTTCAAGTCTGCTGAGACTTATTTTCCCTGAGGGTATTTGGAGAATTAATGAAGATCAGACCAGTCTTTGTAGTTATTGTATTCGCTGATGACTTTGATCGGGGAGGAAATAAATGCCAGAAGAGGGTTGAATATAAGTCAAGTTGAAGCAGCAATACAGAGATTAGAAATgggaggaaaataagaaaatgagatTCTTCTTGGTAAAATTAAATCTTTTACAATAATACAATCGGAAGCCAACATATTCAATAAAAG
Above is a genomic segment from Accipiter gentilis chromosome 13, bAccGen1.1, whole genome shotgun sequence containing:
- the CPB2 gene encoding carboxypeptidase B2; the encoded protein is MKFYLLFFTLFSWIQEKHVFTLPRDEVLWALPQTDKQAEALQDLLNTTEVILWQPVVVENIRKDREVHFYVRASSINSTKAQLRQLTIQHKVMMADVQGHIEKQTINDTVNPRSSSSYYENYHSMKEIYHWMEEVVRVHSDLLQKIYIGSSYEKRPLYVLKLSKSPEISKSAIWIDCGIHAREWISPAFCLWFIGHAIHMRERDQTMTTLLEHFDFYVMPVMNVDGYEYTWSHPSNRLWRKSRSSHGNSKCIGTDMNRNFDARWCGEGASPYECKETYCGPYPESEPEVKAVARFVRDHKDIIKAYITMHSYSQLVLFPYSYTMDRSKDHDELESLAKKAATAIKRTTKKTYKPGAGAQTIYLAPGGSDDWAYDLGIKYSFTIELRDTGTYGFLLPPREIKPTCLEALSAVKEIAQHVLQNL